One Malus sylvestris chromosome 14, drMalSylv7.2, whole genome shotgun sequence DNA segment encodes these proteins:
- the LOC126601008 gene encoding TATA-box-binding protein 1 isoform X1: protein MGDQGGLEESQPVDLSIHPSGIVPTLQNIVSTVNLDCKLDLKQIALQARNAEYNPKRFAAVIMRIREPKTTALIFASGKMVCTGAKSEQQSKLAARKVSVECLQIGINIAKNIVIYYARIIQKLGFNAKFKDFKIQNIVGSCDVKFPIRLEGLAYSHGAFSSYEPELFPGLIYRMKQPKIVLLIFVSGKIVITGAKVRDDTYKAFENIYPVLTEFRKVQQ, encoded by the exons ATGGGGGATCAAGGTGGATTAGAAGAGAGCCAACCTGTGGATCTTTCCATTCACCCCTCTGGCATTGTTCCCACTCTTCa GAATATCGTATCTACAGTTAACTTGGATTGTAAATTGGATCTTAAGCAAATTGCGTTGCAAGCTCGAAATGCAGAGTACAACCCCAAG CGTTTTGCTGCTGTGATTATGAGAATAAGGGAGCCTAAAACTACAGCTTTGATTTTTGCCTCTGGGAAGATG GTATGCACCGGTGCAAAAAGTGAACAGCAATCAAAACTGGCAGCGAGGAAGGTATCTGTTGAATGCTTACAGATTGGTATTAACATAGCAAAAAACATAGTGATATAT TATGCCCGAATCATCCAGAAGCTTGGGTTTAATGCTAAGTtcaag GATTTCAAGATTCAAAATATTGTTGGCTCCTGTGATGTTAAATTCCCGATAAGACTTGAGGGTCTTGCATACTCCCATGGTGCCTTTTCAAGT TATGAGCCAGAGCTTTTCCCGGGGCTGATATATCGAATGAAGCAGCCGAAGATTGTTCTTCTTATATTTGTGTCAGGGAAAATTGTTATTACGGGTGCAAAG GTGAGGGATGACACATACAAGGCCTTTGAAAACATATACCCTGTCCTTACAGAGTTCAGGAAGGTCCAGCAATG A
- the LOC126601008 gene encoding TATA-box-binding protein 1 isoform X2: MGDQGGLEESQPVDLSIHPSGIVPTLQNIVSTVNLDCKLDLKQIALQARNAEYNPKRFAAVIMRIREPKTTALIFASGKMVCTGAKSEQQSKLAARKYARIIQKLGFNAKFKDFKIQNIVGSCDVKFPIRLEGLAYSHGAFSSYEPELFPGLIYRMKQPKIVLLIFVSGKIVITGAKVRDDTYKAFENIYPVLTEFRKVQQ; this comes from the exons ATGGGGGATCAAGGTGGATTAGAAGAGAGCCAACCTGTGGATCTTTCCATTCACCCCTCTGGCATTGTTCCCACTCTTCa GAATATCGTATCTACAGTTAACTTGGATTGTAAATTGGATCTTAAGCAAATTGCGTTGCAAGCTCGAAATGCAGAGTACAACCCCAAG CGTTTTGCTGCTGTGATTATGAGAATAAGGGAGCCTAAAACTACAGCTTTGATTTTTGCCTCTGGGAAGATG GTATGCACCGGTGCAAAAAGTGAACAGCAATCAAAACTGGCAGCGAGGAAG TATGCCCGAATCATCCAGAAGCTTGGGTTTAATGCTAAGTtcaag GATTTCAAGATTCAAAATATTGTTGGCTCCTGTGATGTTAAATTCCCGATAAGACTTGAGGGTCTTGCATACTCCCATGGTGCCTTTTCAAGT TATGAGCCAGAGCTTTTCCCGGGGCTGATATATCGAATGAAGCAGCCGAAGATTGTTCTTCTTATATTTGTGTCAGGGAAAATTGTTATTACGGGTGCAAAG GTGAGGGATGACACATACAAGGCCTTTGAAAACATATACCCTGTCCTTACAGAGTTCAGGAAGGTCCAGCAATG A
- the LOC126601002 gene encoding NADPH-dependent aldehyde reductase-like protein, chloroplastic encodes MAAQTTTREAEHYSSSSPSPSLPLNGRVAIVTGGSRGIGRAIAAHLHSLGAKVVVNYASSNSAQADQLVSELNQTTPKSQAIAVRADISDPDQVKQLFDKAEQEFGTQLHIVVNSAGALDPKYPSVANTAVEDWDNTFNVNTKGAFLVSREAANRVMRGGGGRIIMITSSVVGRLPPGYAAYAASKTAVETMVKILAKELKGTGITANCVAPGPVATEMFFAGKSEEMVKGIEDACPLGRLGEPKDVCGIVGFLAADAGEWVNGQVIRINGGFVI; translated from the coding sequence ATGGCTGCACAAACTACTACCAGAGAAGCTGAACActactcttcttcttccccttccccttccctgcCCCTCAACGGCCGCGTAGCCATCGTAACCGGCGGTTCGCGCGGTATCGGCCGTGCCATTGCAGCTCACCTCCACTCCCTCGGCGCAAAGGTCGTCGTCAATTACGCTTCATCAAACTCAGCGCAAGCAGATCAATTAGTCTCCGAGCTCAACCAGACAACCCCAAAATCGCAAGCGATTGCGGTCCGAGCAGACATCTCGGACCCGGACCAGGTGAAGCAGCTCTTCGACAAAGCCGAGCAAGAATTCGGGACCCAACTCCACATCGTCGTGAACAGCGCGGGCGCTTTGGATCCCAAATATCCTAGCGTGGCCAATACGGCGGTGGAGGACTGGGACAACACATTCAATGTCAACACCAAGGGGGCGTTTTTGGTTTCTAGGGAAGCGGCGAATAGGGTTATGCGCGGCGGCGGTGGGAGAATTATTATGATTACATCGTCCGTTGTCGGGCGGCTTCCGCCTGGGTACGCAGCCTACGCGGCCTCCAAGACGGCGGTGGAGACGATGGTAAAGATTTTGGCCAAGGAGCTCAAGGGCACCGGAATAACTGCCAATTGCGTTGCGCCGGGGCCGGTGGCGACGGAGATGTTCTTTGCCGGGAAGAGTGAGGAGATGGTTAAGGGGATTGAGGATGCTTGCCCTCTGGGTCGATTGGGCGAGCCCAAGGATGTGTGTGGGATTGTGGGGTTTTTAGCGGCGGATGCTGGGGAGTGGGTCAACGGCCAGGTCATTCGGATCAACGGTGGATTTGTCATTTGA
- the LOC126601003 gene encoding PHD finger protein ING2, whose amino-acid sequence MAIARTGVYVDDYLEYANTLPAELQRLLNTIRELDERSQSMIHQTRQQTKYCLGLSSQSSKKWNNNYNNIEEDEAAIEKMRKEIESNQDSALSLCTEKVLLAQQAYDLIDSHVKRLDEDLNHFAEDLKQEGKIAPDEPAVLPPLPIVPKNEKRKPIYITPQSKRLDYRDRDWDRERDRDFELMPPPGSHKKDYAVPIDAEQPIDPNEPTYCVCHQVSFGDMIACDNENCQGGEWFHYACVGLTPETRFKGKWYCPTCRLQPQSQQ is encoded by the exons ATGGCAATTGCAAGGACCGGAGTGTACGTCGACGACTATCTTGAAT ACGCAAACACATTGCCTGCTGAGCTCCAGAGGCTCCTCAACACCATCCGAGAACTCGACGAACGCTCTCAAT CCATGATACACCAGACGAGGCAGCAGACTAAGTACTGTCTGGGATTGTCTTCACAGAGCTCAAAGAAATGGAACAATAATTATAACAacattgaagaagatgaagccgCTATTGAGAAAATGCGGAAAGAAATCGAATCGAATCAGGATAGTGCGTTGAGTCTATGTACTGAGAAGGTTTTGTTGGCACAACAAGCTTATGACCTG ATAGATAGTCATGTAAAACGATTGGATGAGGATCTGAATCACTTTGCAGAAGATTTGAAGCAAG AAGGTAAAATAGCACCAGATGAACCAGCAGTTCTTCCTCCATTACCTATTGTTCCTAAAAATGAAAAACGCAAGCCTATTTATATAACACCTCAATCAAAAAGGCTTGATTATAGGGATAGGGACTGGGATCGAGAGCGCGATAGGGACTTTGAGCTCATGCCTCCCCCAGGGAGCCATAAAAAGGATTATGCTGTCCCCATTGATGCTGAGCAACCCATTGATCCAAATGAACCTACCTACTGCGTTTGCCATCAG GTCTCTTTTGGAGATATGATTGCCTGTGACAATGAAAAT TGCCAAGGAGGTGAATGGTTCCATTACGCATGTGTTGGGTTGACACCCGAGACAAGATTCAAGGGAAAGTGGTACTGTCCAACATGCAGACTACAACCACAGAGTCAACAGTGA
- the LOC126600991 gene encoding protein SINE1 — MGRSLSPILRRELENLDKDADSRRSAMKALKSYVKDLDSKAIPMFLAQVSQTKETGSLSGECTISLYEVLARVHGVKIVPLINSIMATIIKTLASSAGSFPLQQACSKVVPAIARYGIDPTTPEDKKRHIIHSLCTPLSDSLLGSQESLTSGAALCLRALVDSDNWRFASDEMVNRVCQNVSGALEEKSTQTNAHMGLVMALAKRNALIVEPYARLLIQAGIRILNTGVVEGNSQKRLSAIQMVNFLMKCLDPWSIISEIELIIQEMEKCQSDQMAYVSGAAFEALQTARRIAADKGSKLEKAPGSACGSNFSRRDHSRRRNLSSGGDQSPASVSPESQTLDSFAEYDSFVESPVTMSSQATQNSIYDCRSVNRKLWSHENGGVDVSLKDGLFSEIAQGSAFANGFPGNSGSNEFMKCDGDCNEEFTGFQQRNPRNGVSRSTTTSPRRSRTPINVDSIIFNTPRRLVHSLQEPNNANSKFSEKLARRFRSLSMNECDWSPNVRYDQDGYSHGANYDDGEHGSFYGGSEQFEGGPESVSSTDGIPGDADVQVPHEVVPENEISHEVVPENQTVAQKAGIKNPYRKAAVKLFCGLSFTLLAVAMPLLWINDQGEGHEGYYLVPT; from the exons ATGGGTAGAAGTTTAAGCCCGATACTGCGGCGTGAGTTGGAAAATCTTGATAAAGATGCTGATAGTCGTAGATCAGCAATGAAAGCACTCAAATCCTATGTGAAAGATTTGGACTCCAAGGCAATCCCCATGTTTCTTGCTCAAGTTTCTCAGACTAAAGAAACTGGTTCTTTGTCTGGAGAATGCACTATTTCGCTCTACGAAGTTCTTGCTCGTGTTCACGGTGTCAAAATAGTCCCTCTAATAAACAGTATCATGGCCACCATAATCAAGACCTTGGCTTCGAGTGCGGGGTCTTTCCCTCTTCAACAGGCATGCTCAAAGGTTGTCCCAGCTATTGCTCGATATGGGATTGACCCAACCACCCCTGAAGACAAGAAGAGGCACATTATTCATTCACTCTGCACTCCTCTCTCAGATTCCCTCTTGGGTTCTCAAGAGAGCTTGACTTCTGGAGCTGCCCTTTGCTTAAGGGCTCTTGTTGACTCAGATAATTGGCGTTTTGCTTCTGATGAGATGGTCAATAGGGTCTGTCAGAATGTTTCTGGAGCTTTGGAGGAGAAGTCCACTCAGACAAATGCACACATGGGTCTGGTTATGGCTCTTGCAAAGCGTAATGCATTAATTGTTGAACCATATGCTAGGTTGTTGATACAAGCTGGAATCCGGATATTGAATACTGGTGTAGTGGAGGGGAATTCTCAGAAACGGTTGTCAGCTATTCAAATGGTGAATTTCTTGATGAAGTGCCTGGATCCTTGGAGCATTATCTCTGAGATTGAGTTGATAATTCAAGAAATGGAGAAGTGTCAGTCTGATCAGATGGCTTACGTCTCAGGGGCTGCCTTTGAAGCTCTGCAAACTGCAAGGAGAATAGCTGCAGATAAAGGTTCAAAACTTGAAAAGGCTCCTGGTTCAGCCTGTGGGTCAAATTTTAGTAGGAGAGACCATAGCAGGAGGCGAAACTTATCTAGTGGAGGCGATCAGTCTCCTGCATCAGTGTCACCTGAATCACAGACTCTGGATTCCTTTGCCGAATATGACTCATTTGTTGAGTCACCTGTAACAATGAGTAGTCAGGCTACCCAAAACTCAATTTATGATTGTAGGAGCGTAAACCGGAAGCTCTGGAGTCATGAGAATGGAGGAGTCGATGTGTCTCTCAAGGATGGTTTATTCTCGGAGATTGCTCAGGGTAGTGCCTTTGCGAATGGATTTCCAGGTAACTCTGGGAGTAATGAATTCATGAAATGCGATGGAGATTGCAATGAGGAATTTACAGGGTTCCAGCAAAGAAATCCTAGAAATGGAGTATCAAGAAGCACCACAACTAGTCCTCGG AGGTCTCGCACTCCAATCAACGTGGACAGCATCATCTTCAATACTCCGAGAAGACTTGTTCACTCTCTTCAGGAACCAAATAATGCCAACTCAAAGTTCTCCGAAAAACTAGCTAGAAGATTTAGAAGTTTATCCATGAACGAATGTGATTGGAGCCCAAATGTCAGATATGATCAAGATGGTTATTCACATGGTGCAAACTATGATGACGGGGAGCATGGTAGCTTCTATGGTGGCAGTGAGCAGTTCGAAGGTGGTCCTGAATCAGTGTCATCAACAGATGGCATTCCAGGGGATGCTGATGTTCAGGTGCCTCATGAGGTGGTTCCAGAAAATGAAATATCTCATGAGGTGGTTCCAGAAAACCAAACAGTCGCTCAAAAGGCTGGCATAAAAAATCCCTATCGAAAGGCTGCTGTTAAGTTGTTTTGTGGTCTTTCTTTCACACTACTTGCAGTAGCTATGCCACTACTTTGGATTAATGACCAAGGCGAAGGGCATGAAGGTTATTATCTAGTTCCAACTTAA
- the LOC126600996 gene encoding protein NDH-DEPENDENT CYCLIC ELECTRON FLOW 5, with the protein MSSMAAFSPFLSPNSFTPLSGTAKHTDYHSSSSCLSRLLQQHLCKTTTTSTSNNSKKREFPAASVAASSSISFPYQPPINVDYLEQEFSGHGVVFKAIGDSCVAKMELDNGSKAIMMLPSGLITSYKASMWHGGTVELLQSSVSESEENGVGGAAAAIAIQGGVSLAFDCSSEVGQQVPWSPTNWALHQITGNPQDHIEVELISTDSEDMIEIKYIITLKQDVLISEIVVSNSTSSSLQLTGSILSHLTVSSPDATYAIGLERSDFFTRLPILSSFGIIPPDFGMKNEAQISKLWQQMAGWGPNNQNDGKQADTNQRGNNEEEMEGEEDDNYKHLREQMSRIYTSAPTDFTIIDRGRRNSVVVGRDGFDELYMFSPGSSHEDYGKYAYICVGQSAVLKPIIVHPNESWRGGQRLYNPNL; encoded by the exons atGAGTAGCATGGCGGCTTTCAGTCCGTTTTTGTCACCCAACAGTTTCACTCCTCTCTCTGGTACTGCTAAACACACAGACTaccattcatcttcttcttgtttgAGCAGGTTGCTGCAGCAGCACTTGTGCAAAACTACTACCACTAGTACTAGTAACAACAGCAAGAAGAGAGAATTCCCAGCTGCGTCAGTGGCGGCTTCAAGTTCAATTTCTTTCCCCTACCAACCACCTATCAACGTGGACTACTTGGAGCAAGAGTTCAGCGGCCATGGAGTAGTCTTCAAGGCCATTGGCGACAGCTGTGTGGCTAAGATGGAACTGGACAATGGAAGTAAAGCCATCATGATGCTCCCAAGTGGCCTTATCACCTCCTACAAGGCTTCCATGTGGCATGGCGGCACTGTCGAGCTGCTGCAGTCTTCAGTCTCCGAATCGGAGGAGAATGGTGTCGGCGGTGCCGCTGCCGCCATAGCCATTCAAGGAGGGGTGTCTTTAGCCTTTGACTGTTCGAGTGAGGTGGGTCAACAAGTTCCTTGGTCGCCGACTAACTGGGCTCTTCATCAAATTACAGGAAATCCTCAGGATCACATTGAG GTAGAACTGATTAGCACAGATTCAGAGGACATGATTGAAATCAAATACATTATCACTCTCAAACAAGATGTCTTAATCTCAGAGATTGTAGTCTCTAACTCTACATCTTCGTCGCTCCAACTAACCGGCTCTATTTTAAGTCATCTGACGGTAAGCTCACCGGATGCAACTTATGCTATTGGTTTGGAAAGATCAGATTTCTTTACCAGGTTGCCaattttgtcaagttttggtaTCATTCCTCCCGACTTTGGCATGAAAAATGAAGCTCAGATCAGCAAACTATGGCAGCAAATGGCTGGCTGGGGCCCAAATAATCAAAATGATGGCAAACAAGCAGATACAAATCAGAGAGGAAATaatgaagaagaaatggagggtgaagaagaTGACAACTATAAGCATTTAAGAGAGCAAATGAGCCGAATATACACCAGTGCCCCTACCGACTTCACCATCATTGACAGG GGTAGAAGAAATTCAGTGGTAGTAGGAAGAGATGGGTTTGATGAACTGTACATGTTCAGTCCTGGCTCGAGCCATGAAGACTATGGCAAGTATGCTTATATATGTGTTGGCCAATCTGCCGTGCTAAAACCAATAATCGTGCATCCTAATGAATCATGGAGGGGCGGACAGCGCTTATACAACCCCAATCTCTAA